A genomic window from Nodosilinea sp. FACHB-141 includes:
- a CDS encoding ATP-binding protein: MLLVLLAVVPALGLILYTAAVQRRTAAVEAQENLLRLTKFAAAHQRQTSEGARQLLIALSQMPDLREGDAEACNQLLANLLRQYQAYAGLAVANREGYTICSTPAESPLYVGDRQYFQLARDTRDFAIGNYQVGRITKQADLSFGYPVLDDAGQVQAVVIAALDLAWLNQLATAVDLPKEAVMTVTDRNGTVLVRYPVSPSWVGVSLPDSPMTQIMLAQQEGTAVARGLDGVERLYGFTTLGDSPADQAVHIRIGVPKSLVVAESNWLLLQNLLALAGVTALALAAAWIGGDVFLTRKVKSLVKTAHQLRGGNLGTRTELSDQFGELGQLAQAFDEMAVALEAREQAIAALNQDMQTLFEVIPIGVLIAQDAEFRQVKSNPAFAQILGLDPQENVSYPPVETSPPAYKILREGRELAPHEFPLCHAAIHNTEIKGTEIDVVRGDGSQFNLFGYAKPVLDHQGQVRGSVAAFLDISDRKQAELEREQLLHRLETSLGQLEAVINSMTEGLVIADPEGHIVTFNPVALALHGYDSVDQVQQSISEFADLFEAEDLQGQSISLEQWPMVMALRGETFSDYGIQVRRRDTGKTWIGSYSGTPVQDKQGRIILAIITVRDITAKRQAQLELTRSLAAERAARAEAEAANRIKDEFLAVLSHELRTPLNPILGWSKLLRSRQYDAATTDRALETIERNAQLQTQLIGDLLDVSRILQGKLQLDYRAVDLRTTIQAAIETVQLAANTKAVEIQTVFDVAVGRVSGDANRLQQVVWNLLSNAVKFSPSGGRVEVTLERVMDNSPWPWSALPSPGDSPALPAQAAQIKVTDSGQGIAPEFLPHVFDTFRQADSATTRQFGGLGLGLAIARHIVEMHGGTIAATSPGLGLGATFVVRLPLLETWLEAEVGLPAAPEGADPAPLKGLRVLLVDDEMDTRDVFSFLLEQAGAEVVAVASAAAALTALTQLKPDLLLSDIGMPNTDGYQLMRQIRTLPPEQGGTIAAIALTAYAGELDQQQALAAGFQLHLAKPVEPKDLMKAIATLGLGHASPA, from the coding sequence GTGCTGCTGGTTCTCCTAGCCGTAGTTCCAGCCTTGGGGCTGATTCTCTACACGGCAGCGGTGCAGCGGCGCACGGCCGCCGTCGAGGCCCAGGAAAATTTGCTGCGGCTAACTAAATTTGCGGCTGCCCACCAGCGGCAGACGAGTGAAGGGGCTCGGCAACTGCTGATCGCGCTTTCCCAAATGCCCGACCTGCGCGAGGGCGACGCGGAGGCCTGCAATCAGCTCTTGGCTAATCTGCTCCGGCAATATCAGGCCTACGCGGGCCTTGCCGTCGCCAATCGAGAGGGCTACACGATCTGTAGTACACCGGCTGAGTCGCCGCTGTACGTGGGCGATCGCCAGTACTTTCAGCTCGCCCGCGACACCCGTGACTTTGCCATTGGCAACTACCAGGTTGGGCGCATTACAAAACAGGCCGACCTCAGTTTTGGCTATCCCGTTCTCGATGACGCTGGACAGGTGCAGGCCGTAGTTATCGCCGCGCTCGATCTGGCCTGGCTCAACCAGCTGGCTACCGCCGTGGACCTGCCCAAGGAGGCGGTCATGACCGTCACCGATCGCAACGGCACTGTTCTGGTGCGCTACCCAGTTTCCCCCAGTTGGGTAGGCGTATCGTTACCAGATTCGCCCATGACCCAGATCATGCTGGCTCAGCAAGAGGGTACAGCGGTGGCCCGGGGGCTCGATGGCGTCGAGCGGTTATATGGGTTTACCACCCTAGGCGATAGCCCCGCCGATCAGGCGGTACACATTCGCATTGGGGTGCCCAAAAGCCTGGTCGTGGCCGAAAGCAACTGGCTGCTGCTGCAAAACCTGCTGGCGCTAGCCGGGGTGACGGCGCTAGCCCTGGCGGCCGCTTGGATTGGGGGCGACGTTTTTCTGACGCGCAAGGTCAAGTCTCTGGTGAAGACCGCCCACCAGCTGCGGGGGGGCAACCTGGGAACTCGCACCGAGCTGTCTGACCAGTTTGGGGAGCTAGGTCAGCTGGCGCAGGCGTTTGACGAGATGGCCGTGGCGCTTGAGGCGCGAGAACAGGCGATCGCGGCGCTCAACCAAGACATGCAAACCCTCTTTGAGGTGATTCCTATCGGGGTCTTAATCGCCCAAGACGCCGAGTTTAGGCAGGTCAAGTCGAACCCGGCCTTTGCCCAAATTTTGGGGCTTGACCCTCAGGAGAATGTGTCTTACCCCCCCGTCGAGACCTCGCCACCAGCCTACAAAATCTTGAGAGAAGGCCGAGAACTCGCCCCCCACGAATTTCCCCTGTGCCACGCCGCGATTCACAACACCGAAATCAAAGGAACTGAAATCGATGTAGTTCGAGGCGATGGCAGCCAGTTTAATCTGTTTGGCTACGCCAAACCGGTGCTCGATCACCAGGGTCAGGTGCGAGGGTCGGTGGCGGCTTTTTTAGACATCAGCGATCGCAAACAGGCCGAGCTTGAACGAGAACAACTCCTGCATCGCCTAGAGACCAGCCTGGGCCAGCTCGAAGCCGTGATCAACAGCATGACCGAGGGCCTGGTCATCGCCGATCCAGAGGGCCACATCGTGACGTTTAACCCCGTGGCGCTGGCCCTGCATGGCTACGACAGCGTCGACCAGGTGCAGCAGTCCATATCCGAGTTTGCAGACCTATTTGAGGCCGAAGATTTGCAGGGCCAGTCCATTTCCCTAGAGCAGTGGCCGATGGTGATGGCCTTGCGGGGCGAAACCTTTAGCGATTACGGCATTCAGGTGCGTCGCCGCGATACCGGCAAGACCTGGATTGGCAGCTACAGTGGCACTCCGGTGCAGGATAAGCAGGGCCGCATCATTTTGGCCATTATCACCGTCCGCGACATCACAGCCAAGCGCCAGGCTCAGTTGGAGCTGACCCGCAGCCTGGCCGCTGAGCGGGCCGCTCGGGCCGAGGCGGAGGCGGCCAACCGCATTAAAGATGAGTTTTTAGCCGTGCTCTCCCACGAGCTGCGCACTCCCCTCAACCCAATTTTGGGCTGGTCTAAACTGCTGCGATCGCGCCAGTACGATGCCGCCACGACCGATCGGGCCCTAGAGACCATCGAGCGCAACGCCCAGCTGCAAACCCAGCTGATTGGCGACCTGCTCGATGTCTCACGGATTCTTCAGGGCAAACTGCAGCTAGATTACCGGGCGGTTGATTTGAGAACCACGATTCAGGCCGCCATCGAAACGGTGCAGCTGGCGGCCAACACCAAAGCCGTGGAGATTCAAACGGTTTTTGACGTCGCTGTGGGCCGGGTGTCTGGCGATGCGAACCGGTTGCAGCAGGTGGTTTGGAACCTGCTCTCCAACGCGGTTAAATTTTCGCCCTCCGGCGGTCGAGTCGAGGTCACCCTAGAGCGGGTGATGGACAACAGCCCTTGGCCCTGGAGCGCCCTCCCATCGCCCGGCGATTCCCCCGCGCTGCCGGCTCAAGCTGCCCAAATTAAAGTCACCGACAGTGGTCAGGGGATCGCTCCGGAGTTTCTGCCCCATGTGTTTGACACCTTTCGGCAGGCTGACAGCGCCACCACCCGACAGTTTGGGGGGCTGGGGCTGGGGCTGGCGATCGCCCGCCACATCGTAGAAATGCACGGGGGGACCATCGCCGCCACCAGCCCCGGCTTGGGGCTGGGCGCCACCTTTGTCGTCAGGCTGCCGCTGCTAGAAACCTGGCTTGAGGCCGAGGTCGGCCTGCCCGCTGCCCCAGAGGGTGCCGACCCTGCCCCGCTAAAGGGGCTCAGAGTGCTGCTGGTCGACGACGAAATGGATACCCGCGACGTATTTTCGTTTTTGCTCGAACAGGCCGGAGCCGAGGTGGTGGCGGTGGCCTCGGCGGCGGCGGCCCTGACCGCGTTAACTCAGCTCAAGCCCGACCTGTTGTTGAGCGATATTGGCATGCCCAACACCGACGGCTACCAGCTCATGCGGCAGATCAGAACCCTGCCGCCGGAACAGGGGGGCACCATTGCGGCGATCGCCCTGACCGCCTACGCCGGCGAACTCGACCAGCAGCAGGCCCTAGCTGCCGGGTTTCAGCTGCACCTGGCCAAACCGGTGGAGCCCAAGGATCTGATGAAGGCGATCGCCACTCTGGGCCTTGGCCATGCCTCTCCTGCCTAG
- a CDS encoding transglutaminase family protein — MRLTAGCELLFETTEPSPLILMLRPRGGAAQQVIQDSLELEPNVPVVDYVDSYGNLCQRLLAPVGQLHVRSTSTVEVADAIDVQFGAEFVPVQNLPDYALQFLLPSRYCQSDLTADLANNIVTNLEPGYDQVEAIRHWIHTNIEYRYGTSDASTSAIETEQNRVGVCRDFVHLGIALCRSLTIPARMVVGYLHQLEPMDLHAWFEAYVGDRWYTFDATQPTAKGNRIVIAYGRDAADVALATQYGPINLTEMEVWVTPSEL; from the coding sequence ATGCGACTAACCGCTGGGTGTGAGCTTTTGTTCGAGACCACTGAGCCTTCGCCGCTCATCCTCATGCTGCGCCCGCGCGGTGGGGCCGCCCAGCAGGTAATTCAAGACAGCCTAGAGCTTGAGCCCAATGTGCCTGTGGTCGACTATGTCGATAGCTACGGCAACCTCTGTCAGCGGCTACTCGCCCCGGTCGGGCAGTTGCACGTGCGCAGCACCTCCACCGTTGAGGTCGCCGACGCCATCGATGTGCAGTTTGGCGCTGAGTTTGTGCCTGTGCAAAACCTGCCCGACTATGCGCTTCAGTTTTTGTTGCCCAGCCGCTACTGCCAGTCTGACTTGACGGCCGATTTAGCCAACAACATCGTGACCAACCTTGAGCCCGGCTACGACCAAGTCGAGGCGATTCGCCACTGGATTCACACCAATATTGAGTACCGCTACGGCACCAGTGATGCCTCAACCTCAGCGATCGAAACCGAACAAAACCGCGTTGGGGTGTGCCGCGATTTTGTGCATTTGGGCATTGCCCTATGCCGCAGTTTGACAATTCCGGCCCGCATGGTGGTGGGCTATTTGCACCAGCTGGAGCCCATGGATCTGCATGCCTGGTTTGAGGCCTACGTAGGCGATCGCTGGTATACCTTTGATGCTACTCAGCCTACGGCCAAAGGCAATCGCATTGTCATTGCCTACGGTCGAGATGCCGCCGATGTCGCTCTGGCCACCCAGTATGGACCTATAAACCTAACTGAAATGGAGGTCTGGGTGACCCCGTCAGAGCTGTGA
- a CDS encoding glutathione S-transferase: MITVHHLNNSRSQRVLWLLEELGLPYEVKRYERDPETMLAPPALRQVHPLGKSPVITDGNRTLAESGAIVEYLVDRYGEGRLIPALDSPERLRYTYWLHYAEGSAMPPLLLKLIFDKIEQSPMPFFAKPIARGIVSRVKDSFINPQITQHLDFMEAELGKSTWFAGEDFTAADIQISFPLEAAATRAGLNASRPKLMAFLDRIHARSAYQKALDRGGKYELLG, translated from the coding sequence ATGATTACTGTTCACCACTTAAATAACTCGCGTTCCCAGCGGGTGCTCTGGCTGCTTGAGGAACTGGGCCTGCCCTACGAGGTTAAGCGCTACGAGCGCGACCCGGAGACTATGCTGGCTCCCCCCGCCCTGCGGCAGGTGCACCCCCTGGGCAAATCGCCGGTGATTACCGATGGCAATCGCACCCTAGCGGAATCGGGGGCGATCGTCGAATATTTGGTCGATCGCTACGGCGAGGGGCGACTAATCCCGGCCTTGGATAGCCCAGAACGGCTGCGCTATACCTACTGGCTGCACTACGCCGAGGGCTCTGCCATGCCGCCGCTGCTGCTGAAGCTAATTTTCGACAAAATTGAGCAAAGCCCGATGCCCTTTTTTGCCAAGCCAATTGCCCGAGGCATCGTCAGCCGGGTCAAAGACTCATTTATCAACCCTCAAATTACTCAGCACCTCGATTTTATGGAAGCGGAGCTGGGAAAAAGCACCTGGTTTGCCGGGGAAGACTTCACTGCCGCCGATATTCAGATCAGCTTTCCCCTAGAAGCCGCCGCGACGCGGGCGGGGCTAAACGCCAGTCGTCCTAAACTGATGGCGTTTTTAGATCGCATCCACGCTCGTTCCGCCTACCAAAAAGCGCTGGACCGAGGTGGTAAGTATGAGCTTTTGGGTTGA
- a CDS encoding GAF domain-containing protein, translating into MQQPSKQPHPDSAWRADPGLQRIITHLSTTLERDSQIVDTTRDLQEKLGADRVLLYYFYRPWKGRVTFEALSDPQFSIFGSTGPDECFTDEYAALYLAGRIRAIADIETEPIAECHRNFLRELRVQANLVVPVLVNDDLWGLLVAHHCQSPHVWTDGDIAAMLYGAETLAIAPAIRGQ; encoded by the coding sequence GTGCAACAGCCCTCTAAACAGCCCCACCCTGACTCAGCCTGGCGAGCCGATCCTGGCTTACAGCGGATCATTACCCACCTCTCGACGACCCTGGAGCGGGATAGTCAGATCGTGGATACCACACGCGATCTACAGGAAAAACTTGGCGCTGACAGAGTGCTGTTGTATTACTTCTACCGTCCCTGGAAAGGGCGGGTGACCTTTGAAGCCCTCAGCGATCCGCAGTTTTCGATCTTTGGTTCCACTGGGCCAGATGAATGTTTCACCGACGAATATGCGGCCCTGTACTTGGCTGGACGGATAAGGGCGATCGCCGATATTGAGACAGAGCCCATTGCCGAATGTCACCGCAATTTTTTGCGCGAGCTGCGAGTGCAGGCCAATTTAGTCGTGCCGGTGCTGGTGAATGACGATCTCTGGGGACTGCTTGTGGCCCACCACTGCCAATCTCCCCATGTTTGGACAGATGGAGATATTGCGGCCATGCTGTATGGCGCAGAAACCCTGGCCATTGCACCCGCCATCCGAGGCCAATAG
- a CDS encoding glycosyltransferase family 4 protein: MRIAQVTPLWNRASPLDDGGPEMVASLLTEELVRRGHQVTLFASGDSQTQARLVPGCYRALRPLGLLPLEYARYEQRQLENVFQSARDFDIIHSHVDAVALPYAHLSPTPVVHTLHGLLTPAFENIFNQYRRQNLVTVSRSQQRPEIGLNYVAAIHNAIAIDQFDFHPLPQEPPYLAFLGRMSEEKGPHLAIEIAKRSGWRLKMAGKIDFENQGFFEHCVAPLIDGEQIEFLGKVSQPQKKALIGHATATLFPITWPEPFGLVMTESMASGTPVIAAAMGSAPEVVVDGKTGFLCHSTDDCVEAVTQVHRLSRRACREHVAVNFNIERMVDGYEAIYHQLVGDGQGPNLEGDRDRAAPDRTVARQPGPLPVQPVANLIKTAEHRCPIPKPQP; this comes from the coding sequence ATGAGAATTGCCCAGGTTACACCCCTGTGGAATAGAGCATCGCCTCTAGACGACGGTGGCCCTGAGATGGTGGCGAGTTTGCTCACCGAAGAGCTAGTGCGCCGTGGACACCAGGTGACGCTATTTGCCTCAGGCGATTCTCAGACCCAGGCCCGGTTAGTGCCGGGCTGTTATCGTGCCCTGCGCCCCCTGGGCTTACTGCCGCTAGAGTATGCCCGCTATGAGCAGCGACAGCTAGAGAACGTCTTTCAATCCGCTAGAGATTTTGACATCATTCATTCCCATGTGGATGCGGTGGCGCTGCCCTACGCCCACCTCAGCCCGACGCCAGTGGTTCACACCCTGCACGGATTGCTCACCCCCGCCTTTGAGAACATCTTTAACCAATATCGGCGGCAAAACCTAGTCACGGTGTCTAGGTCGCAGCAGCGGCCCGAGATCGGGCTGAACTATGTAGCTGCGATCCACAACGCGATCGCCATTGACCAATTTGATTTTCATCCTCTACCCCAGGAGCCGCCCTATCTAGCCTTTCTCGGTCGCATGTCGGAGGAAAAGGGCCCCCACTTAGCGATCGAGATTGCCAAGCGCAGCGGCTGGCGGCTCAAAATGGCGGGAAAAATCGATTTTGAAAACCAAGGGTTTTTCGAGCATTGTGTGGCTCCCCTAATTGACGGAGAGCAAATTGAGTTTTTAGGGAAGGTTAGCCAGCCCCAGAAAAAAGCTCTGATTGGCCACGCTACCGCTACCCTGTTTCCTATCACCTGGCCAGAACCCTTTGGCTTGGTGATGACGGAGTCGATGGCCAGCGGCACCCCAGTCATTGCTGCGGCTATGGGGTCGGCCCCGGAGGTGGTGGTTGACGGCAAGACGGGCTTTCTCTGCCACAGCACTGACGACTGCGTTGAGGCTGTGACCCAGGTGCATCGCCTCAGTCGCCGCGCCTGCCGAGAGCATGTCGCGGTCAATTTTAATATTGAGCGCATGGTTGATGGCTATGAGGCGATCTATCACCAGCTGGTCGGCGATGGTCAAGGGCCGAACCTAGAGGGCGATCGCGATCGTGCTGCCCCAGACCGCACCGTCGCTCGACAACCGGGGCCGCTGCCAGTGCAGCCCGTGGCCAATCTGATAAAAACTGCTGAGCACCGTTGTCCGATTCCTAAGCCACAACCGTGA
- a CDS encoding cation diffusion facilitator family transporter encodes MGDRSARFYTLLSIGAAVLTILLKTTAYLLTGSVGLLSDAAESVVNLVAAIVATWAVTFAAKPADEDHAFGHYKAEYFSSGAESVLILIAAGSIAFAAWGRLFDPQPIEQVGLGLILSLVATVINGALAVIMLRASRRLRSITLRADAHHLLTDVWTSVGVGAGVILIPLTGWLILDPIIALGVAANIVWAGLKLMRETGLGLLDTGLPKAERQIVAQALQPFEAQGIQFHALRTRVAGARRFVSLHVLVPGAWTVKQGHDLCEDIEAAIARSLPGTFVFTHLEPLEDPASWADQALER; translated from the coding sequence ATGGGCGATCGCTCAGCTCGGTTTTACACCTTGCTCTCCATCGGAGCCGCTGTTTTAACTATCCTGCTTAAAACAACGGCCTATTTGCTGACCGGTTCGGTCGGACTTCTATCCGATGCGGCTGAGTCGGTGGTGAATCTGGTGGCCGCGATCGTTGCCACCTGGGCCGTCACCTTTGCCGCTAAACCGGCCGATGAAGACCATGCCTTTGGCCATTACAAGGCAGAATATTTCTCGAGCGGTGCCGAAAGTGTCTTGATTTTGATAGCCGCTGGCAGCATTGCCTTTGCCGCCTGGGGTCGCCTATTTGACCCACAACCTATAGAGCAGGTTGGTCTTGGCCTCATTCTCTCGCTGGTGGCGACCGTCATCAATGGAGCCTTGGCCGTTATCATGCTGCGGGCCAGTCGGCGGTTGCGTTCCATTACCCTGCGGGCAGATGCGCATCATCTGCTGACCGACGTCTGGACCTCGGTGGGGGTGGGGGCGGGGGTGATTCTAATTCCCCTGACGGGCTGGCTGATTCTCGATCCGATTATTGCCCTGGGAGTGGCGGCAAACATTGTGTGGGCTGGGCTCAAGCTGATGCGCGAAACCGGGTTAGGCCTTCTAGATACGGGGCTGCCTAAGGCAGAACGTCAGATTGTCGCCCAGGCGTTGCAGCCATTTGAGGCCCAGGGTATTCAGTTTCACGCCCTCAGAACTCGGGTGGCCGGTGCCCGGCGGTTTGTTTCGCTGCATGTGCTGGTGCCGGGGGCCTGGACGGTCAAGCAAGGGCACGACCTCTGTGAAGATATTGAGGCGGCGATCGCGCGATCGTTACCCGGCACCTTTGTTTTCACCCATTTAGAACCCTTAGAGGATCCGGCTTCCTGGGCTGATCAGGCTCTGGAGCGCTAG
- a CDS encoding GUN4 domain-containing protein: protein MKRLKRLAYLALGLVLATTLSWPVNSLKAQVDPTAQQTNWAQAQAVDVEALRSHLAAQDWPAADAETRRILDPWIHPGGDILSRPLATNIPPEVLQTLDRLWVEASDGRFGFSVQRKIWAEVRAQNPEDSAVAAKAFGDRVGWTRPPGMEDPTFIAGEWLTELEINPSLDAPVGHLPWAGVSWEQISKILSVESCGSCTIDAMYLQGERFNQHLPVLFNWVDTALDLPVPAVGSWQQPQLASSIDLKSLYPDSPCPIYTASSAISPNGAVIAIGSYSYERSCIRGESALALWNAERGNRIITLHRGPALEASAQGNPPQEPASQRTRIVGDVANAVAFTPDSQLVAAGMSYGVVRLWSATTGEPVRTFQGHRYAVRAIAISPDGKTLASASADQTLKLWNLQTGQLLRTISMNAADGMVHTLRFSPNGQRLATATDQNTLQLWDVTTGQQVRTLVNRATNRYPLLPLAFSPDGQVLATGDRDNSVKLWNATTGARQLTLTGHTEPVRHLAFSPDSQRLATSDGETARLWNRQTYETVHTLMLNQSVGHPIQPTNLGEVAFSPDGQTLATSTLLLPLVQSEPIPGQGITLWSVATGRSLAQLHDVGQFQFSPNGQFLMAQGQRVQLWHPYRGLVQ, encoded by the coding sequence ATGAAGCGACTAAAACGGCTGGCCTATTTGGCCCTGGGTCTGGTGCTGGCAACGACATTGAGCTGGCCGGTGAATTCTCTCAAAGCTCAGGTCGACCCGACCGCACAGCAAACCAACTGGGCCCAGGCTCAAGCGGTAGATGTGGAGGCACTGCGATCGCACCTAGCCGCCCAAGACTGGCCCGCCGCCGATGCCGAAACCCGCCGTATTTTAGACCCTTGGATTCATCCGGGGGGCGATATTCTGAGCCGACCGCTGGCGACCAACATTCCCCCAGAGGTGCTGCAAACCCTCGACCGGCTCTGGGTTGAGGCCAGCGACGGTCGATTTGGCTTTAGCGTGCAGCGGAAAATTTGGGCTGAGGTGAGAGCCCAGAACCCAGAAGATTCGGCAGTGGCGGCCAAGGCCTTCGGCGATCGCGTCGGCTGGACCCGCCCTCCCGGTATGGAAGACCCCACCTTTATTGCTGGAGAATGGCTGACCGAGCTAGAAATTAACCCATCCCTAGATGCGCCCGTGGGCCACCTGCCCTGGGCCGGGGTGAGCTGGGAGCAAATTAGCAAAATTCTGTCGGTCGAAAGCTGTGGCAGCTGCACTATTGACGCCATGTATCTCCAGGGCGAACGGTTCAATCAGCATCTGCCGGTGCTGTTTAACTGGGTCGACACAGCGCTAGATCTGCCCGTTCCGGCGGTGGGCTCTTGGCAGCAACCCCAGTTGGCAAGCAGCATCGATCTAAAATCCCTCTACCCCGATTCCCCCTGCCCGATTTACACCGCGTCTTCAGCCATTAGCCCCAACGGGGCGGTGATTGCCATCGGCAGCTACAGCTACGAGCGATCATGCATTCGGGGAGAAAGCGCCCTGGCCCTATGGAACGCTGAGCGCGGCAACCGCATCATTACGCTGCACCGGGGGCCAGCCCTAGAGGCTTCCGCCCAAGGGAACCCGCCCCAGGAACCCGCAAGCCAAAGAACGCGCATCGTTGGGGATGTGGCCAATGCCGTGGCGTTTACCCCCGACAGCCAGTTGGTCGCGGCGGGCATGTCCTACGGTGTGGTGCGGCTCTGGTCTGCGACGACCGGCGAGCCGGTCCGCACGTTTCAGGGGCATCGGTACGCGGTGCGGGCGATCGCCATCAGCCCTGACGGCAAAACTTTGGCCAGCGCCAGCGCCGACCAAACCCTAAAACTGTGGAATCTCCAAACCGGGCAGCTGTTGCGGACGATATCGATGAATGCCGCTGATGGTATGGTGCACACTCTGCGGTTTAGCCCCAACGGTCAGCGGTTGGCCACGGCAACTGACCAAAACACCCTCCAGCTTTGGGATGTCACCACTGGGCAACAGGTGCGTACCCTGGTGAACCGGGCCACAAACCGCTACCCCCTGCTGCCTCTGGCTTTTAGCCCCGATGGGCAAGTTCTGGCAACGGGCGATCGCGACAACAGCGTCAAGCTTTGGAACGCCACCACTGGCGCTCGCCAGCTTACCCTCACCGGTCACACCGAGCCAGTACGGCACCTGGCCTTTAGCCCAGACTCTCAGCGTCTGGCCACCAGCGACGGTGAAACGGCTCGCCTGTGGAACCGGCAAACCTATGAGACGGTTCACACCCTTATGCTGAACCAAAGCGTGGGGCACCCCATTCAGCCGACCAATCTAGGCGAAGTGGCTTTTAGCCCCGACGGACAGACCTTGGCCACCAGCACTCTGCTGTTGCCTCTAGTGCAGAGCGAGCCCATTCCTGGTCAGGGCATTACCCTCTGGTCGGTGGCGACTGGGCGATCGCTCGCGCAACTCCACGACGTGGGCCAGTTTCAGTTCAGCCCCAATGGTCAGTTTTTGATGGCCCAGGGTCAGCGGGTGCAGCTCTGGCATCCCTATCGTGGCCTAGTGCAGTAG
- a CDS encoding fatty acid desaturase: MGIFVALVIVALWLSSLAGLLLVDISQLNLLWIVAAILGRTYIQTGLFIVAHDAIHGVVVPGDRRLNHGIGRLAVSLYAPLSYQKLTINHWRHHRYPGQAQDPDFHDGIHRSFARWYWKFMSGYLNGREKMVMLVKLIAIGLTFIIGFQTSVSNLGLFWLLPIVLSSMQLFLFGTYLPHRAGQANSHYATSSNYPLVLSLLTCYYFGYHWEHHEYPHLPWYHLPSARQFNLETGVTH, encoded by the coding sequence ATGGGTATTTTTGTTGCATTAGTAATTGTGGCGCTCTGGCTGAGCAGTTTAGCAGGGCTTTTGCTGGTAGATATATCCCAGCTCAACCTGTTGTGGATTGTTGCGGCCATACTGGGGCGTACTTATATTCAAACTGGGCTATTTATTGTGGCTCACGACGCCATTCACGGGGTCGTGGTGCCGGGCGATCGCCGCTTAAACCACGGCATTGGGCGACTGGCTGTCAGCCTATATGCCCCCTTGTCCTATCAGAAACTGACTATCAACCACTGGCGGCATCATCGGTATCCTGGTCAAGCTCAAGATCCCGATTTTCACGACGGCATTCACCGCAGCTTTGCCCGTTGGTATTGGAAATTTATGTCGGGCTATCTCAACGGCCGAGAAAAGATGGTCATGCTGGTAAAGCTAATTGCCATTGGTCTAACGTTCATCATTGGATTTCAAACTTCTGTTAGCAACCTGGGCTTGTTTTGGCTGTTGCCCATCGTCCTAAGCTCGATGCAGCTGTTTTTGTTTGGCACCTACTTGCCGCACCGAGCGGGGCAAGCCAATTCTCACTATGCGACTAGCAGCAACTATCCGCTCGTGCTGTCGCTGTTGACTTGTTACTACTTCGGCTACCACTGGGAGCACCACGAATATCCCCATCTGCCTTGGTACCACCTGCCCTCAGCCCGCCAGTTCAATCTTGAAACTGGGGTAACGCACTAG
- a CDS encoding sterol desaturase family protein — MREQSFEFYSIAFLGIIMFRYFLVAGITYWVFYSPISRSFINPRLRHRVPSWPAIRHDINLSALSALVFALAAGFILSSYEDGATRLYTDPRQYGLWYLGVSYSAVLVLQDTYFYFTHRLFHHPKLFPWLHRGHHRSRYPTPWTSFAFDPLEAVVQALFLVGIVFVLPLHFITVLAVLTTMTVWAVLNHLGPDRLPALFPHHWLGEWVIGPAHHSIHHLKYAVHYGLYFTFWDRLLGTQDPNYTQNLSDFRFGRSDSV; from the coding sequence TTGAGAGAACAATCCTTTGAGTTTTACAGCATCGCCTTTTTAGGAATCATTATGTTCCGCTATTTTTTAGTGGCAGGCATCACCTACTGGGTCTTTTACTCGCCCATCAGTCGGTCATTTATCAACCCTCGGCTGCGGCATCGGGTGCCATCCTGGCCAGCGATTCGTCACGATATCAATCTTTCGGCGCTGTCGGCCCTGGTGTTTGCGTTGGCCGCTGGCTTTATTCTCTCTTCCTACGAAGACGGAGCCACTCGCCTCTACACCGACCCAAGACAATATGGACTGTGGTATTTGGGGGTTAGCTATAGCGCAGTCTTGGTTTTGCAAGATACCTATTTCTATTTCACCCACCGACTGTTTCACCACCCCAAGCTGTTTCCCTGGCTCCACCGGGGACACCACCGATCGCGCTACCCTACCCCCTGGACTTCGTTTGCCTTTGACCCTTTGGAGGCCGTTGTTCAAGCGCTCTTTTTAGTCGGCATTGTCTTTGTGCTGCCGCTGCATTTTATTACAGTGCTTGCCGTGCTCACAACGATGACGGTGTGGGCTGTGCTTAACCATTTGGGGCCAGATCGCCTACCGGCTCTGTTCCCTCACCACTGGCTAGGAGAGTGGGTGATTGGCCCCGCCCATCACTCTATTCACCACCTCAAATATGCTGTGCACTATGGGCTTTATTTCACGTTTTGGGATCGGCTGCTGGGCACCCAAGATCCGAACTATACGCAAAACCTAAGCGACTTTCGATTCGGTCGCAGCGACAGCGTCTAG